A region of Micromonospora chokoriensis DNA encodes the following proteins:
- a CDS encoding response regulator transcription factor: MRVLVADDERLLADTVAQGLRRLSMAVDVCYDGDGALERIGVNRYDVAVLDRDMPGHTGDEVCRSITDAQVGTRVLLLTAAAGIRDRVEGLGLGADDYLTKPFAFAELVARVQALGRRSTPALPPVLAQEGLVLDVGRHTATRDGRPLALSPKEFAVLHVLLRADGQVVSAEDLLEQAWDEFADPFTNAVRVTVMTLRKKLGDPAIIHTVPKAGYRIGGSA; encoded by the coding sequence GTGCGGGTGCTGGTGGCGGACGACGAGCGGTTGTTGGCGGACACGGTGGCCCAAGGGCTGCGCCGCCTGTCAATGGCCGTGGACGTCTGCTACGACGGTGACGGTGCGTTGGAGCGGATCGGGGTGAACCGGTACGACGTCGCGGTGCTGGACCGGGACATGCCCGGGCACACCGGTGACGAGGTGTGCCGCAGCATCACCGACGCCCAGGTCGGCACGCGGGTGCTGCTGCTGACCGCGGCGGCCGGCATCCGCGACCGGGTGGAGGGTCTCGGCCTCGGCGCGGACGACTACCTCACCAAGCCGTTCGCCTTCGCCGAACTGGTCGCCCGGGTTCAGGCCCTCGGCCGCCGGTCCACGCCGGCGCTGCCACCGGTGCTCGCCCAGGAGGGCCTGGTGCTCGACGTGGGTCGGCACACGGCCACCCGGGACGGCCGCCCGCTCGCGCTCAGCCCGAAGGAGTTCGCGGTGCTGCACGTGCTGCTGCGCGCGGACGGCCAGGTCGTCAGTGCCGAGGATCTGCTGGAGCAGGCCTGGGACGAGTTCGCCGACCCGTTCACCAACGCGGTACGGGTCACCGTGATGACCCTGCGCAAGAAGCTCGGCGACCCGGCGATCATCCACACCGTTCCGAAGGCCGGCTACCGCATCGGTGGATCGGCGTGA
- a CDS encoding DUF559 domain-containing protein — protein MVGWCRRFCGMYRYSELLAAGLSRQQVRTLTELSDLHRLSRGVYAPSTDLAAHLPAILRRLPATAVVGFQTGAQLHGFGDARSPDVHVVVPAGENVPHIRGVIAHEAVLPVRDPMLLAGVPCAPAARCAVDLARSMRRMDVMPLLDLCLRVGACEAEELRIEVARHKRLRGVCQARDLVRRADPRAECRQESQLRLVLVDGGLPPPEPQLWVRDSSGTPLYRIDLGYRHQRVGVEYDGSSHLDRARLRHDRSRSNWLAANGWQMRHFTDLDLYRRPAHIIKTLLPLLRP, from the coding sequence TTGGTTGGCTGGTGCCGCAGATTCTGTGGCATGTACCGATATTCGGAGCTGCTCGCGGCCGGCCTCAGCCGGCAGCAGGTTCGGACGCTGACTGAGCTGTCTGACCTGCACCGGCTGTCGCGGGGTGTCTACGCGCCATCGACTGATCTGGCAGCACACCTGCCGGCGATCCTCCGACGGCTGCCCGCCACCGCCGTCGTCGGCTTTCAGACTGGCGCGCAACTGCATGGCTTCGGCGATGCGCGCAGCCCCGACGTGCACGTGGTCGTGCCGGCTGGGGAGAACGTCCCGCACATCCGGGGCGTGATCGCCCACGAGGCGGTGCTGCCCGTACGCGATCCAATGCTGCTGGCCGGAGTGCCCTGCGCGCCCGCCGCCAGATGTGCGGTGGACCTCGCGCGATCGATGCGCCGGATGGACGTGATGCCGCTGCTGGACCTCTGTCTCCGCGTAGGCGCCTGCGAGGCTGAGGAGCTGCGGATCGAGGTCGCTCGACACAAACGCCTCCGTGGGGTCTGTCAGGCTCGCGATCTCGTGCGACGTGCCGACCCCCGTGCGGAATGCCGACAGGAGAGCCAGCTCCGACTGGTGCTGGTCGACGGCGGTCTGCCGCCGCCGGAGCCGCAGCTCTGGGTCCGAGACAGCAGCGGGACACCGCTCTACCGCATCGATCTCGGCTATCGGCACCAACGTGTCGGCGTCGAGTACGACGGCTCGTCTCACCTGGACCGCGCCCGCCTCCGGCACGATCGTTCCCGATCGAACTGGCTCGCCGCGAACGGCTGGCAAATGCGCCACTTCACGGACCTGGACCTCTACCGCCGCCCCGCCCACATCATCAAAACCCTGCTCCCCCTCCTCCGCCCCTAA
- a CDS encoding G5 domain-containing protein, whose translation MQPPQNPGPPYPSSFGQAPRPNWFRRASPARRTAVILGSVTLSILLLCCTGTAIIGALAGEPEPTRTGTAAEQAQQPIVAASADPAEESPAPVTEPATTPTAAPEAVAPPATASPTPSDAATAPVVKVTTETEQATVRYAEKTVKDASLAEGKRVVRTKGVNGVRTLTYEVTTTNGVRTSRKLVKSTVTKQPVTQVVAVGTKKPQSSTCDPNYSGCVPIASDVDCAGGSGNGPAYVSGPIRVIGSDIYDLDRDGDGTACD comes from the coding sequence ATGCAACCACCACAGAACCCGGGCCCGCCGTACCCGTCGTCGTTCGGTCAGGCGCCCCGCCCGAACTGGTTCCGTCGGGCCAGCCCCGCCCGCCGGACCGCCGTGATCCTCGGCTCGGTGACCCTGTCGATCCTGCTGCTCTGCTGCACCGGCACCGCCATCATCGGCGCGCTGGCCGGCGAGCCGGAGCCGACCAGGACCGGCACGGCCGCCGAGCAGGCGCAGCAGCCGATCGTGGCGGCGTCCGCCGACCCGGCCGAGGAGTCTCCCGCCCCGGTCACCGAGCCGGCCACCACCCCAACTGCCGCTCCAGAAGCCGTCGCACCCCCGGCGACGGCCTCGCCGACCCCGTCGGACGCCGCGACAGCGCCGGTCGTGAAGGTGACGACCGAGACGGAGCAGGCCACCGTCCGGTACGCCGAGAAGACCGTCAAGGACGCGTCACTGGCCGAGGGCAAGCGGGTCGTGCGGACCAAGGGCGTCAACGGGGTGCGGACCCTGACGTACGAGGTGACCACCACGAACGGGGTGCGGACGTCCAGGAAGCTGGTCAAGTCCACTGTGACGAAGCAGCCGGTGACCCAGGTCGTCGCGGTCGGCACCAAGAAGCCGCAGTCGTCGACGTGCGACCCGAACTACAGCGGCTGTGTCCCGATCGCCAGCGACGTCGACTGCGCGGGCGGCAGCGGCAACGGACCCGCCTACGTCAGCGGCCCCATCCGCGTCATCGGCAGCGACATCTACGACCTGGACCGCGACGGCGACGGCACAGCCTGCGACTGA
- a CDS encoding ABC transporter permease encodes MRFARWLADRWVLIVALLVLGYLALPNLVVAALSFNRPSNRLSYDFNEFTVDNWRRPCATSDMCDAVVRSVQIGFLATVVATVLGTLMAFALVRHRFRGRAGVNLLVFLSLATPELVMGTSLLALFVSAGVPQGFWTVVISHVVFCVSFVVVTVKARLAGMDRRLEEAAMDLYATEWQTFRRITLPLVLPGIVAAALLAFSLSFDDFIVTNFNAGTTVTFPMYVWGAAQRGIPPQVNVIGTAMFALALLLVGLTSLRGRRTARVARTPTPR; translated from the coding sequence GTGAGGTTCGCGCGGTGGCTGGCCGACCGTTGGGTGCTGATCGTGGCGCTGCTGGTGCTCGGTTACCTGGCGCTGCCGAACCTGGTGGTGGCGGCGCTCTCGTTCAACCGCCCGTCGAACCGGCTGTCCTACGACTTCAACGAGTTCACTGTGGACAATTGGCGTCGGCCGTGTGCCACCTCGGACATGTGCGACGCGGTGGTCCGCAGTGTGCAGATCGGGTTCCTCGCCACTGTCGTCGCCACAGTGCTCGGCACCCTGATGGCGTTCGCGCTGGTCCGGCACCGCTTCCGAGGCAGGGCCGGGGTCAACCTGCTGGTCTTCCTGTCGCTGGCCACCCCGGAGCTGGTGATGGGCACATCGCTCCTGGCGCTGTTCGTGTCCGCCGGGGTGCCGCAGGGCTTCTGGACCGTCGTGATCTCGCACGTCGTGTTCTGCGTGTCGTTCGTGGTGGTCACCGTGAAGGCCCGGCTGGCCGGGATGGACCGGCGGCTGGAGGAGGCGGCGATGGACCTCTACGCCACCGAGTGGCAGACCTTCCGGCGGATCACCCTGCCACTGGTGCTGCCCGGCATCGTGGCCGCCGCGCTGTTGGCCTTCTCGCTGAGCTTCGACGACTTCATCGTCACGAACTTCAACGCGGGCACCACTGTCACCTTCCCGATGTACGTGTGGGGCGCCGCCCAGCGTGGCATCCCACCGCAGGTCAACGTCATCGGCACCGCGATGTTCGCGCTCGCGCTGCTGCTGGTGGGGCTCACGTCGCTACGCGGCCGACGGACGGCACGGGTCGCTCGGACGCCGACGCCCCGTTGA
- a CDS encoding ABC transporter permease — MTRLTRRRLLPYLLLLPGVAWLLVFFAVPLAQLAAASLYDPDGSLTTGYAMTWAFGNYSDVVQAYWPQFLRSFGYAGLALVLAVLLGYPLAYAIAVKAGRWRNLLLVCVVAPMFTSFLVRTLAWKTILSDNGTLVGLLRDAHLLAPDGRLLATPFAVVLGLTYTFLPFLVLPLYASLERLDLRMLEAAGDLYASPAAAFRRVTLPLSRPGLVAGTLLFFIPASGDYINAELLGTPNEYMIGNVVDSAFLVRLDYPQGAALSVLLMAAILAVVVGYLRRAGREEVR, encoded by the coding sequence GTGACCCGGCTGACGCGGCGGCGGCTCCTGCCGTACCTCCTGTTGCTGCCTGGCGTGGCCTGGCTGCTGGTGTTCTTCGCGGTGCCGCTGGCGCAGCTCGCGGCGGCCAGCCTCTACGACCCCGACGGCTCGCTCACCACCGGGTACGCGATGACCTGGGCGTTCGGCAACTACTCCGACGTGGTGCAGGCGTACTGGCCGCAGTTCCTCCGCTCGTTCGGTTACGCCGGGTTGGCTCTGGTGCTGGCGGTGCTGCTGGGCTACCCGCTGGCGTACGCGATTGCGGTGAAGGCCGGCCGGTGGAGGAACCTGCTGCTGGTGTGCGTGGTCGCACCGATGTTCACCAGCTTCCTGGTCCGCACGCTGGCCTGGAAAACGATCCTGTCGGACAACGGGACGCTCGTCGGTCTGCTGCGTGACGCGCACCTGCTCGCACCGGACGGCCGGCTGTTGGCGACCCCGTTCGCTGTGGTGCTCGGGCTCACGTACACCTTTCTGCCGTTCCTGGTGCTGCCGCTGTACGCGAGCCTGGAGCGGTTGGATCTCCGAATGCTGGAGGCGGCCGGCGACCTGTACGCGAGCCCGGCGGCGGCGTTCCGTCGGGTGACACTGCCGCTGTCCAGGCCCGGTCTGGTCGCCGGGACGCTGTTGTTCTTCATCCCGGCCAGCGGTGACTACATCAACGCGGAGCTGCTCGGCACCCCGAACGAATACATGATCGGCAACGTCGTCGACTCGGCGTTCCTGGTCCGGCTGGACTATCCGCAGGGCGCCGCGTTGTCGGTCCTCCTGATGGCGGCGATCCTCGCGGTGGTGGTCGGATATCTCCGTAGGGCAGGCCGGGAGGAGGTGCGGTGA
- a CDS encoding ABC transporter ATP-binding protein encodes MARETPAGDLRLADLTKRFGARTAVDALDLTIPQGSFFALLGPSGCGKTTTLRMIAGLEEPTSGQVLLGDRDIARLRPHQRPVNTVFQSYALFPHLDVFENVAFGLRRRGIRSVDDEVNRMLSLVQLDGYGSRRPAELSGGQQQRVALVRALVNRPQVLLLDEPLGALDLKLRRQMQIELKRIQTEVGITFVHVTHDQEEAMTMADTVAVMNAGRIEQLGAPADLYEFPATAFVANFLGQSNLLAGEATGVSGGDVAVTAHGARFSVPVGRSRADHGPVQLGVRPEKLHLVGSAAQVPVGHQHVTGVVTDASYVGVSTQYLLRTGWGAELSVFVANSGTSTRVAVGGAAVAHWDPRHAFLLPASS; translated from the coding sequence ATGGCGCGTGAGACTCCGGCCGGTGACCTGCGACTGGCCGACCTGACCAAGCGGTTCGGCGCCCGTACCGCTGTCGACGCCCTCGACCTGACGATCCCCCAGGGCTCCTTCTTCGCGCTGCTCGGGCCCTCCGGCTGCGGCAAGACCACCACCCTGCGGATGATCGCCGGTCTGGAGGAGCCGACCAGCGGCCAGGTGCTGCTCGGTGACCGGGACATCGCCCGGCTGCGGCCGCACCAGCGACCGGTCAACACCGTCTTTCAGAGCTACGCGCTCTTCCCGCACCTCGACGTCTTCGAGAACGTGGCCTTCGGGCTGCGTCGACGCGGCATCCGCTCGGTGGACGACGAGGTCAACCGGATGCTGTCGCTGGTGCAGCTCGACGGTTACGGCAGTCGCCGTCCCGCCGAGCTGTCCGGCGGTCAGCAGCAACGGGTCGCGCTGGTCCGTGCGCTGGTCAACCGGCCGCAGGTGCTGCTCCTGGACGAGCCGTTGGGCGCGCTCGACCTGAAGCTGCGGCGGCAGATGCAGATCGAGCTGAAGCGCATCCAGACCGAGGTCGGCATCACCTTCGTGCACGTCACGCACGACCAGGAGGAGGCCATGACCATGGCGGACACGGTCGCGGTGATGAACGCCGGCCGGATCGAACAGCTCGGCGCACCCGCCGACCTGTACGAGTTCCCCGCCACCGCGTTCGTCGCGAACTTCCTCGGCCAGTCCAACCTGCTCGCCGGCGAGGCCACCGGCGTCAGCGGCGGCGACGTCGCGGTGACGGCGCACGGCGCGCGCTTCTCGGTGCCCGTCGGCCGCTCACGGGCCGACCACGGGCCGGTCCAGCTGGGGGTACGCCCGGAGAAACTGCACCTGGTCGGCTCCGCCGCCCAGGTGCCCGTGGGGCATCAACACGTCACCGGGGTGGTCACCGACGCCTCCTACGTGGGGGTCAGCACGCAGTACCTGTTGCGTACCGGCTGGGGCGCCGAGCTGTCGGTGTTCGTGGCGAACAGTGGAACGTCGACGCGGGTGGCGGTCGGCGGGGCGGCCGTGGCGCACTGGGATCCACGGCACGCGTTCCTGCTGCCCGCGTCGTCGTGA
- a CDS encoding polyamine ABC transporter substrate-binding protein, which yields MRAPLRPLSRRGLLTGTLGTVALLTTGGSLAGCGTEGAQQTEAGCVSEDLSGTEKKLAFSNWPQYLDVDESDESKRPSLDEFVAETGIKVTYTEDINDNNEFFGKVRNQLAACQSIDRDIIVLSDWMAARMARLGWVQKLDPARIPNVRANLLPSLLDRSFDTENRISIPWQSGLAGLAYNGNVTKELRTVDELLTRPDLKGRVTALSEMRDTMGLLLASNGHDPANFTPAQFDDALHKLRKAVESGQIRRFTGNDYAPELAKGDIAACIGWSGDVIQLASADEKVRFVAPDSGVMLYSDDMLVPNKATHRANAEQLINYYYEPAVAAKLAAYVNYICPVRGAQAEMEKIDPELAANPLIFPDEALLSRSTVFMTLDEKQEKEYEGTFQQVIGA from the coding sequence ATGCGCGCGCCCCTCCGGCCCCTCTCCCGGCGTGGACTACTCACCGGCACTCTGGGCACGGTTGCCCTGCTCACCACGGGCGGCAGCCTCGCCGGCTGCGGCACCGAGGGCGCCCAGCAGACCGAGGCCGGCTGCGTCAGCGAGGACCTGTCCGGCACGGAGAAGAAGCTCGCCTTCTCCAACTGGCCGCAGTACCTGGACGTGGACGAGAGCGACGAGTCCAAGCGGCCGAGCCTGGACGAGTTCGTCGCGGAGACCGGCATCAAGGTCACCTACACCGAGGACATCAACGACAACAACGAGTTCTTCGGCAAGGTACGGAACCAGCTCGCCGCCTGTCAGAGCATCGACCGGGACATCATCGTGCTGAGCGACTGGATGGCGGCCCGGATGGCCCGGCTGGGCTGGGTCCAGAAGCTCGACCCGGCGAGGATCCCGAACGTACGGGCCAACCTGCTCCCGTCGCTGCTCGACCGCTCCTTCGACACCGAGAACCGGATCTCCATCCCGTGGCAGTCCGGCCTGGCCGGATTGGCGTACAACGGCAATGTCACGAAGGAGCTGCGGACCGTCGACGAGTTGCTCACCCGCCCCGACCTCAAGGGGCGGGTGACGGCGCTCAGCGAGATGCGCGACACCATGGGCCTCCTGCTCGCCTCGAACGGGCACGACCCGGCGAACTTCACTCCCGCCCAGTTCGACGACGCGTTGCACAAGCTCAGGAAGGCCGTCGAGTCCGGGCAGATCCGCAGGTTCACCGGCAACGACTACGCGCCGGAGCTGGCCAAGGGTGACATCGCCGCGTGTATCGGCTGGTCCGGCGACGTCATCCAGCTCGCCAGCGCGGACGAGAAGGTCAGGTTCGTCGCGCCCGACTCCGGTGTGATGCTCTACAGCGACGACATGTTGGTGCCCAACAAGGCCACCCACAGGGCCAACGCCGAGCAATTGATCAACTACTACTACGAGCCGGCGGTGGCCGCGAAGCTCGCCGCGTACGTCAACTACATCTGCCCGGTCCGGGGCGCCCAGGCCGAGATGGAGAAGATCGACCCCGAGTTGGCGGCCAACCCGCTGATCTTCCCCGACGAGGCGCTGCTGTCGAGGTCCACGGTGTTCATGACCCTGGACGAGAAGCAGGAGAAGGAGTACGAGGGCACGTTCCAGCAGGTCATCGGAGCGTGA
- a CDS encoding DUF397 domain-containing protein, whose amino-acid sequence MDMTEARWRTATRSSNNGGACVEVADNLPGQVLVRDSKDRDGGTLAFAPAAWSSFVKDVRRRDH is encoded by the coding sequence ATGGACATGACCGAAGCCCGCTGGCGCACCGCTACCCGCAGCAGCAACAACGGGGGTGCCTGCGTCGAGGTGGCCGACAACCTGCCCGGCCAGGTGCTGGTGCGCGACAGCAAGGACCGCGACGGCGGCACCCTGGCCTTCGCGCCGGCCGCCTGGTCGTCCTTCGTCAAGGATGTCCGCCGGCGCGACCACTGA
- a CDS encoding DUF5753 domain-containing protein, which yields MAEAGETVESLAEKVRVHPKTTARWLAVGHIPHPRTRVAVAKILCRDAADLWPEPFRRRDLPWFRPWAELEQDAIGIRWYEPLLVPGLLQTEGYARAVLGTGGLLPPSEVDLIVASRLERQAVLGRDAPPQLVTVIDEVVLRRLVGDPAVMSGQLTHLAAVAEWEHVQVRVIPADSPWHTGLAGPFVLGRLPDGTELAYLDNQLRGQIVTDPVDVASLGHRWESVTGEALPQRRSIELIREVATTWT from the coding sequence ATGGCCGAGGCGGGGGAGACTGTCGAATCGCTGGCGGAGAAGGTTCGCGTCCACCCCAAGACGACCGCGCGGTGGCTTGCCGTGGGGCACATCCCGCATCCGCGTACCCGGGTCGCGGTGGCCAAGATCCTGTGCCGGGACGCGGCCGACCTCTGGCCGGAGCCGTTCCGTCGCCGTGACCTGCCGTGGTTCCGACCGTGGGCCGAGCTCGAACAGGATGCCATCGGCATTCGGTGGTACGAGCCGCTGCTGGTACCGGGCCTGCTGCAAACCGAGGGGTACGCCCGCGCGGTGCTGGGCACCGGTGGTTTGCTCCCGCCGTCCGAGGTGGATCTGATCGTCGCGAGCCGGCTCGAACGGCAGGCGGTCCTCGGCCGCGATGCCCCGCCGCAGCTCGTTACGGTGATCGACGAGGTGGTGCTGCGCCGGCTGGTCGGCGACCCCGCCGTGATGTCCGGGCAGTTGACCCACCTGGCGGCGGTCGCCGAGTGGGAGCACGTGCAGGTCCGGGTCATCCCGGCCGACAGTCCGTGGCACACCGGCCTGGCCGGCCCCTTCGTGCTGGGCCGCCTGCCCGACGGGACGGAATTGGCGTATCTCGACAACCAGCTCCGCGGTCAGATCGTGACCGATCCCGTCGACGTCGCTAGCCTGGGACACAGGTGGGAGAGCGTCACCGGTGAGGCGTTACCCCAACGCCGGTCGATCGAGCTGATCAGGGAAGTGGCCACGACATGGACATGA
- a CDS encoding DUF3499 domain-containing protein produces MRSPRRCSRNGCPRQAVATLTYVYNESTAVVGPLAAFAEPHTYDLCEPHARSLTAPRGWDVVRHEGEFEPPPPTTDDLVALAEAVREAARPAPRPPEEPHDRSHSDQSHSTGRRGHLRVIPPNH; encoded by the coding sequence GTGAGGTCACCACGGCGCTGCTCCCGTAACGGCTGCCCCCGGCAAGCGGTCGCCACATTGACCTATGTCTACAACGAGTCGACAGCGGTCGTGGGGCCGCTGGCGGCGTTCGCCGAGCCGCACACGTACGACCTGTGTGAGCCGCACGCCCGCAGCCTGACCGCGCCGCGGGGCTGGGACGTGGTCCGGCACGAGGGTGAGTTCGAACCGCCCCCGCCCACCACCGACGACCTGGTAGCGCTCGCCGAAGCAGTCCGCGAAGCCGCCCGCCCGGCCCCCCGCCCGCCGGAGGAACCCCACGACCGGTCGCACTCCGACCAGTCCCACTCCACCGGCCGCCGAGGCCACCTCCGCGTAATCCCCCCCAACCACTAA
- a CDS encoding metallopeptidase family protein, which translates to MTSPEHRRPGSGRRAHRDRHGRGLRGRLVPATVPLARTKAEVFDDLVLDTVETLERRFAKELAGVEFAVEDVPPDLNVYDSDVLEDGEIPLARLLPGRPGRQEVPPRIVLYRRPLEFRAMDREDLADLVHDVIIEQVANLLGVDPEELA; encoded by the coding sequence ATGACGAGTCCGGAACACCGCCGCCCCGGCTCCGGCCGGCGTGCGCACCGCGACCGGCATGGGCGCGGCCTGCGCGGACGGTTGGTGCCGGCGACCGTGCCGCTGGCGCGGACCAAGGCCGAGGTCTTCGACGACCTGGTCCTGGACACGGTGGAGACGCTGGAGCGTCGGTTCGCCAAGGAGTTGGCCGGTGTCGAGTTCGCGGTCGAGGACGTCCCACCGGACCTGAACGTGTACGACTCCGACGTCCTGGAGGACGGCGAGATCCCGCTGGCCCGACTGCTGCCCGGTCGGCCGGGCCGACAGGAGGTGCCGCCGAGGATCGTGTTGTACCGGCGACCCCTGGAGTTCCGGGCGATGGACCGTGAGGACCTTGCCGATCTCGTCCACGACGTGATCATCGAGCAGGTGGCGAATCTCCTCGGGGTGGACCCCGAAGAGCTGGCCTGA
- a CDS encoding WhiB family transcriptional regulator yields MDGQLEVADLLGNAPEWQERALCSQTDPEAFFPEKGGSTREAKRICGRCEVKTECLEYALGHDERFGIWGGLSERERRKLKRRAA; encoded by the coding sequence ATGGACGGCCAGCTTGAGGTGGCCGACCTGCTCGGAAACGCGCCGGAGTGGCAGGAGCGAGCACTGTGCTCGCAGACCGACCCCGAGGCGTTCTTCCCCGAGAAGGGCGGTTCCACCCGTGAGGCGAAGAGGATCTGTGGGCGCTGCGAGGTCAAGACCGAATGCCTTGAATACGCTCTCGGTCACGACGAGCGGTTCGGCATCTGGGGTGGGCTCTCCGAGCGGGAGCGGCGCAAGTTGAAGCGGCGGGCCGCCTGA
- a CDS encoding phospholipase: MHDHAYGPSETGSVVLDLGGDTGALIVYTSPDLHGREIEISREEGGRVHSAVRERRVRDGSFHSAVYPDLPAGFYTVWWDEKTSAGTVSVHGGGIAEFVWPSSGFGAAG; this comes from the coding sequence ATGCATGATCACGCGTACGGGCCGTCGGAGACCGGGAGTGTGGTCCTCGATCTGGGCGGCGACACCGGTGCTCTGATCGTCTACACCAGCCCGGATCTGCACGGTCGGGAGATCGAGATCAGCCGGGAGGAGGGCGGGCGGGTCCACTCGGCGGTGCGTGAGCGCCGGGTGCGGGACGGCTCGTTCCACAGTGCGGTCTATCCCGACCTGCCCGCTGGGTTCTATACCGTCTGGTGGGACGAGAAGACCTCTGCCGGGACGGTTTCTGTCCATGGTGGAGGGATAGCCGAGTTCGTGTGGCCCAGCAGCGGGTTCGGGGCTGCCGGCTGA
- a CDS encoding DUF4331 domain-containing protein, whose product MSSHREAPEIAKDPVADSSDLYAFVSPDKRDTVTLIANYVPLQLPSGGPNFFEFGDDVRYEIHIDNDGDGRPDVTYRFEFTTEITNPNSFLYNTGPIDSLDSKTWNRRQFYSLTRVADGREHRLAHKLQCPPCNVGPLSTPKYAELVRQATYSLSTGERVFAGQRADGFFVDLGAIFDLGTLRPFQQLHVAGKKIFKAEGEPVNATDRMNVHSIAVQVPLDRVRRRANRYGVGDRASVIGVWTSASRRQVRVLGDRGAADTATGPFTQVSRLGNPLFNEVIVPMSKKDQWNSLPPSEDKRFAQFVEQPELAALLPALYPDVFPNLDKLTRAKKARADLVAILLTGVPAGLIDGFTNATGDVQADMLRLNTAIPPTRRPDRFGVLGGDLAGFPNGRRVGDDVVSIALRAIAGLTVPLVDKTFRPDAAAAAVTPGLSAADVTAPFLGNFPYLGTPYDGFNNPPAGS is encoded by the coding sequence ATGTCTTCCCACCGCGAGGCCCCGGAGATCGCCAAGGATCCGGTCGCCGACAGCTCCGACCTGTACGCGTTCGTCAGCCCCGACAAGCGCGACACGGTCACGTTGATCGCCAACTACGTGCCGTTGCAGCTCCCCTCCGGGGGGCCGAACTTCTTCGAGTTCGGCGACGACGTGCGCTACGAGATCCATATCGACAACGACGGTGACGGCCGTCCGGACGTCACCTACCGGTTCGAGTTCACCACCGAGATCACCAATCCGAACAGCTTCCTGTACAACACCGGCCCGATCGACTCGCTTGACAGCAAGACCTGGAACCGGCGGCAGTTCTACAGCCTGACCCGGGTGGCCGACGGCCGGGAGCACCGGCTGGCGCACAAGTTGCAGTGCCCGCCGTGCAACGTCGGCCCGCTGTCCACGCCGAAGTACGCCGAGCTGGTGCGGCAGGCGACCTACTCGCTGTCCACCGGGGAGCGGGTCTTCGCCGGTCAGCGCGCCGACGGGTTCTTCGTCGACCTGGGGGCGATCTTCGACCTGGGCACGCTGCGGCCGTTCCAGCAGCTGCACGTCGCCGGCAAGAAGATCTTCAAGGCCGAGGGGGAGCCGGTCAACGCCACCGACCGGATGAACGTGCACAGTATCGCCGTCCAGGTGCCGCTCGACCGGGTGCGTCGGCGCGCCAACCGGTACGGCGTCGGTGACCGGGCGTCGGTGATCGGGGTGTGGACGTCGGCGTCGCGCCGGCAGGTGCGGGTGCTCGGCGACCGGGGTGCGGCGGACACCGCCACCGGCCCGTTCACGCAGGTGTCCCGGTTGGGTAATCCGTTGTTCAACGAGGTCATCGTGCCGATGTCCAAGAAGGACCAGTGGAATTCGCTGCCGCCGTCGGAGGACAAGCGGTTCGCGCAGTTCGTCGAGCAGCCGGAGCTGGCCGCGTTGCTGCCGGCCCTGTACCCGGACGTCTTCCCGAACCTGGACAAGCTCACCAGGGCCAAGAAGGCCCGCGCCGATCTGGTGGCGATCCTGCTCACGGGCGTACCGGCCGGGCTGATCGACGGCTTCACCAACGCGACCGGCGACGTGCAGGCGGACATGCTGCGGCTGAACACCGCGATCCCGCCGACCAGGCGGCCGGACCGGTTCGGGGTGCTCGGTGGTGACCTGGCCGGCTTCCCGAACGGGCGGCGGGTCGGTGACGACGTGGTGAGCATCGCGCTGCGGGCGATCGCCGGGCTGACCGTCCCGCTGGTGGACAAGACGTTCCGGCCGGACGCGGCGGCCGCCGCGGTCACCCCGGGGTTGAGCGCCGCGGATGTGACGGCGCCGTTCCTCGGGAACTTCCCCTACCTGGGTACGCCGTACGACGGGTTCAACAACCCGCCGGCGGGGTCCTGA